Proteins co-encoded in one Flavobacterium fluviale genomic window:
- a CDS encoding GyrI-like domain-containing protein, protein MQPQIKSLSEKKLIGHFIEMSFIENKTFQLWSGFMPKRKEIKNPVDGNLYSLEVYPENHFDNFDPNDIFQKWAAVEASNFDNVPSDMKTLIVPSGLYAVFLHSGPAVEAHKTYQYIFAEWLPKSEYVVDERPHFAVMDEKYKKDDPDSEEEIWIPIKNRN, encoded by the coding sequence ATGCAGCCACAAATAAAATCTTTATCTGAAAAAAAACTCATTGGCCATTTTATTGAAATGTCCTTCATAGAAAATAAAACATTCCAATTGTGGAGCGGTTTTATGCCAAAACGAAAAGAAATAAAAAATCCAGTCGATGGAAATCTATATTCTTTAGAGGTTTATCCTGAAAATCATTTTGACAATTTTGATCCAAATGACATTTTCCAGAAATGGGCAGCAGTAGAAGCTTCCAATTTTGACAATGTTCCCTCAGATATGAAAACTTTAATCGTTCCAAGTGGTTTATATGCTGTTTTTCTTCATTCTGGTCCAGCTGTAGAGGCGCATAAAACCTATCAATACATTTTTGCAGAATGGCTTCCGAAGTCAGAATATGTTGTAGATGAAAGACCACATTTCGCAGTTATGGATGAAAAATATAAAAAAGACGATCCTGATTCTGAAGAAGAAATTTGGATTCCGATAAAAAACAGAAATTGA
- a CDS encoding DUF4249 domain-containing protein, translating into MKKLVLLIAFFTSIFFTSCEDVVDVDLDTAPPKLVIEAAINWEKGSSGRQQIIRLTTTTGYFEDSVPTVSGAVVFVKNSQNQQFNFTEFNKSGNYICNDFKPEIDETYTLTVVSSGNTYTASETLKSVAPITRMEQKNDGGFTGQDIEIRSYFTDPADEDNYYLFKYVYSSQVTSNFYVSEDKFYQGNEIFSSTDDDDLKAGDEIEVTHLGISKQYYNYMNILVSIAGSNIGGPFQSPPATVKGNIINTTDKSNYPLGYFSLSETVTKKYTIQ; encoded by the coding sequence ATGAAAAAGTTAGTTTTGTTAATCGCATTTTTTACATCCATATTCTTTACGAGCTGTGAAGATGTTGTTGATGTTGACTTAGATACAGCGCCTCCAAAATTAGTTATTGAAGCAGCTATAAACTGGGAAAAAGGTTCTTCTGGAAGACAGCAGATCATTAGACTTACTACAACTACAGGCTATTTTGAAGATTCGGTGCCTACGGTTTCGGGAGCTGTAGTTTTTGTAAAAAACAGCCAAAATCAGCAGTTTAATTTTACTGAATTCAATAAGTCGGGAAATTATATCTGTAATGATTTTAAACCTGAAATCGACGAGACTTACACTTTGACGGTTGTAAGCAGCGGGAATACTTATACGGCATCAGAAACCTTAAAATCTGTAGCGCCAATAACGCGAATGGAACAAAAAAACGACGGTGGGTTTACGGGACAAGATATTGAAATTCGGTCTTACTTTACAGATCCTGCTGATGAAGACAATTATTACTTATTCAAATACGTTTATTCTAGTCAGGTAACTTCAAATTTCTATGTTTCGGAAGATAAATTCTACCAAGGAAATGAAATTTTCAGCAGCACCGACGACGACGATTTAAAAGCTGGCGACGAAATTGAAGTTACACATTTAGGAATTTCAAAACAGTATTACAATTACATGAATATTCTCGTAAGTATTGCCGGCAGTAATATCGGAGGGCCATTTCAGTCTCCTCCTGCAACAGTAAAAGGAAACATTATTAACACTACCGATAAAAGCAATTATCCGCTGGGCTATTTCTCTTTGAGCGAAACGGTAACAAAAAAATATACTATTCAGTAA
- a CDS encoding DUF1572 family protein, giving the protein MLIETLKILFNRDLNKLKFEIESYEYENQMWAVNNDISNSGGNLCLHLIGNLNTYIGAEIGKTGYIRNRPLEFSSKDIPRSELIQKIEDTIIVVNNALEILNEKDLNAIYPQIVFEKEMTTGFFLVHLSTHLAYHLGQINYHRRLLDF; this is encoded by the coding sequence ATGCTAATCGAAACACTAAAAATACTTTTCAATAGAGATTTAAACAAACTGAAATTCGAAATTGAATCGTATGAGTACGAAAATCAAATGTGGGCTGTTAATAACGACATTTCAAATTCTGGCGGTAATCTCTGTCTTCATTTAATAGGAAACTTGAATACTTATATTGGAGCAGAAATTGGAAAAACAGGATACATTAGAAATCGTCCTTTAGAATTTTCATCGAAAGATATTCCGAGATCAGAATTAATTCAGAAAATCGAGGACACTATTATAGTTGTAAATAATGCGCTCGAAATTTTAAATGAAAAAGATTTGAACGCAATTTATCCGCAAATTGTTTTCGAAAAAGAAATGACAACCGGTTTCTTTCTAGTGCATCTTTCAACACATCTTGCCTATCATTTAGGGCAAATAAATTACCATCGAAGACTTCTTGATTTTTAA